In Corynebacterium guangdongense, one DNA window encodes the following:
- a CDS encoding metal-sensitive transcriptional regulator yields the protein MKLDPEEMRPALMRLKRARGQLDAVIRMLEEGEECEDIVTQTSAVATAVQRAGFLVVSTGMRKCMVEQGPDSMDGQRLEKMLLKLA from the coding sequence GAAGCTTGATCCGGAAGAGATGAGGCCGGCCCTGATGCGCCTGAAGCGCGCCCGCGGCCAGCTGGACGCGGTCATTCGCATGCTGGAGGAGGGCGAGGAGTGCGAGGACATCGTCACCCAGACCTCCGCCGTCGCCACCGCCGTGCAGCGCGCGGGCTTCCTGGTGGTCTCCACCGGCATGCGCAAGTGCATGGTCGAGCAGGGGCCCGACTCCATGGACGGCCAGCGCCTGGAGAAGATGCTGCTCAAGCTCGCGTAG